A single region of the Methanobrevibacter sp. genome encodes:
- a CDS encoding putative zinc-binding protein, with the protein MAEKIALAPCNGMSANGLVSRVAVGDCKSENENVISICMGSTSADIEGKNDEMLKKFPIVAVNGCPNGCVNKILKNKGIDVADTIAVDEVLSGYDVTAKDSFRLDAEAEQCVKIINDKLNKTIEKLM; encoded by the coding sequence ATGGCTGAAAAAATTGCTTTGGCGCCCTGCAACGGAATGAGTGCAAACGGACTTGTTTCACGTGTAGCCGTAGGGGACTGCAAAAGTGAAAATGAGAATGTAATATCCATTTGTATGGGATCAACATCTGCGGATATTGAAGGCAAAAATGATGAAATGCTTAAAAAATTTCCGATTGTTGCCGTAAACGGATGTCCAAACGGATGTGTAAATAAGATTTTGAAAAATAAAGGAATTGATGTAGCTGACACAATTGCTGTTGATGAAGTTTTGAGTGGCTATGACGTAACTGCAAAAGACTCTTTCAGATTGGATGCAGAAGCAGAACAATGTGTAAAAATAATCAATGATAAATTAAATAAAACGATTGAAAAGTTAATGTGA
- a CDS encoding phenylalanine--tRNA ligase subunit alpha produces the protein MSEDIKKTISELHIYEKKLLKELGENPGITPQKIALNTGMDIKSVMSAAGSLASKDIIEMRKDVEKIYSLTKDGEKYAKQGLPERKILNALAVKKQIAMKDLADEAGIDKKETGIALGWLRQKNWAQIDKGVLNITDIGKEFADKASVDEEVLEYLKANADGVKLLTDDLKEGFKKLTGRKNILNIKKETSHSFKLLPKGEAILKEGFTIKEQATQLTHQQLKEGQWKDLEYRPYDINAEAPVIFAGKKHPLRVIIDEIREIFLDMGFLEDKGEYVESAFWNFDSLFQPQDHAAREMQDTFYLKNPLTCDLPDDDLVKLTAETHETGADTGSIGWQYDWSEDIARQSVLRTHTTGISTKHLFEHEPPIKMFSVGRVFRRETFDYKHLPEFHQVEGLVCGEGISYQNLLGILKEFYKKLGFEVRFRPAYFPYTYLSTESEIYLEEKGSWIELGGAGMFRPEVLKPLGINQPALAFGMGIERLAMIRYDVEDIRMLYKSDINWLREVPLDKGVRL, from the coding sequence ATGAGTGAGGATATTAAAAAAACCATTAGTGAATTACATATTTACGAAAAGAAACTTTTAAAAGAATTAGGAGAAAATCCAGGAATTACTCCACAGAAAATTGCTTTAAATACTGGTATGGATATTAAATCCGTCATGAGTGCAGCAGGTTCCCTTGCATCCAAAGACATTATTGAAATGCGCAAGGATGTTGAAAAAATATATTCATTAACCAAAGACGGGGAAAAGTACGCTAAACAGGGTCTTCCTGAACGTAAAATATTAAATGCCCTTGCTGTTAAAAAACAAATCGCAATGAAAGATTTGGCTGATGAAGCGGGCATTGATAAAAAAGAAACAGGAATTGCTCTTGGATGGCTGCGCCAGAAAAACTGGGCTCAGATTGATAAAGGAGTACTCAACATTACTGATATCGGTAAAGAATTTGCAGATAAGGCCAGTGTTGATGAAGAGGTACTGGAGTACCTTAAGGCAAATGCTGATGGAGTTAAACTTTTAACTGATGATTTAAAAGAAGGTTTTAAAAAATTAACAGGTAGAAAAAACATTTTAAATATTAAAAAAGAGACCTCACACTCTTTTAAACTTTTACCAAAAGGTGAAGCTATCTTAAAAGAAGGTTTCACAATTAAAGAACAAGCTACTCAATTAACACACCAACAATTAAAAGAAGGACAATGGAAGGATTTGGAATACCGTCCTTATGATATTAATGCAGAAGCTCCTGTCATCTTTGCAGGAAAAAAACACCCGTTAAGAGTCATCATTGATGAAATCAGGGAAATTTTCCTGGACATGGGATTTTTAGAAGACAAGGGAGAATATGTTGAATCAGCATTCTGGAACTTTGATTCACTTTTCCAGCCTCAGGATCATGCGGCCCGTGAAATGCAGGACACATTTTATCTTAAAAATCCACTAACCTGCGATTTGCCTGATGATGATCTGGTAAAACTTACAGCCGAAACCCATGAAACCGGTGCAGACACTGGCTCTATAGGCTGGCAATATGACTGGAGTGAGGACATTGCTCGTCAAAGTGTTTTAAGAACTCACACAACCGGAATTTCTACAAAACACTTGTTTGAACACGAACCTCCAATCAAAATGTTTTCTGTTGGAAGGGTATTCAGAAGAGAGACTTTCGATTATAAGCATTTGCCTGAGTTCCATCAAGTTGAAGGACTTGTATGCGGTGAAGGCATTAGCTATCAAAATCTTTTAGGAATTTTAAAAGAATTTTATAAAAAATTAGGTTTTGAAGTAAGATTCAGGCCGGCTTATTTCCCTTATACATATCTGTCAACTGAAAGTGAAATCTATCTTGAAGAAAAAGGAAGCTGGATTGAGCTTGGAGGTGCAGGAATGTTCAGGCCGGAAGTATTAAAACCATTGGGCATCAATCAGCCTGCATTAGCTTTTGGTATGGGTATTGAAAGATTAGCAATGATTAGATATGATGTGGAAGATATCCGTATGCTCTATAAAAGTGACATTAACTGGCTTCGTGAAGTGCCTCTCGATAAAGGGGTCAGGTTATAA